The following is a genomic window from Alkaliphilus sp. B6464.
CATACCCAGTAATTTTTATTTCCCAGCCTTAGTAGCTCAATTATCTCAGAATATTTCTGAAAGTTTACCTCTTGAATATTCTGTATTTCTGATTGGAGCGAATTTATCAAATTTAATGCTTCATTTAAATTTTCAAGTTGTTCTTTTATTATACTTTTTTGATGTTCTAATACATTAATAACTTCATTAGGTGTATCAAGTTTTAAGATTTGATTTTTGATATCATCTAATGAAAAGCCTAAATATTTAAAAGATAGAATTTGATGTAGCTTTATAATATCTTTACTAGAATATAGCCTTCTTCCACCTTCTGAAAGTTTAGATGGTTTTAATATTTGCTCGTTATCGTAATATTGTAAAGTTCTTACAGTTACGCCCATTTGTTTCGCTAATTCCCCAATAGTTAAATACTCTTTTTTCATGCAATTATTCACCTCAAAAATAATTATAATATATTACGTAACGTTATAAGCAAGTATAAAAATAACAAAAAATAAACTTTTAGATAGTAATAAGAAATATGAGATTAAAATTATAGACATAATTTTGATTTTACAGTTGCATTATTAAATAAAAATAGCCTTAGCCATTGAATCTACCTGGTTAAGACTATTTTTATCATTTATTTATGGTACGGTTCTCCGTTACATCTCCAATGGAGGTCGTTTTTAAGTTCTACTTTATCTATGGTATCTTATGAAAGGTATTATTGTAATTTACTCCCAAAACCCTTTTATACCCTCTATAATTTCGTCATATGGTAAAAGTGTTGCTTCTATTATGGACTTACCTGTTTTTTCTAAGTAGTACTTAATCATATGATATCCACAAGCATAACCTGCACAATATGGTAGTCCTACTGGAAAATACCCTTGCATCTCAGCCATTTCATCTCCATAAAGATATGCTGTTATATTTTCAAATCCAGTCTCTTTTAACCCCCCTTTTATTATAGGTTTTATATATTCATTTAAAGTCTCCATGTCAGTCTTACTTACCCAAGGTCCTGCCTTATCCTCTCCGAACATCCATGTAGCAAAATTTTCTGCAAGACCTTCATTTATCATCATCTCCTCTAGTGTTATATCATTGCTCCATTTTATAAATTGAAATCTAATATTATGATTAACCTCATGAGCAAGTGCAACTGTAAGCCTACTTAGTGTGTATTCATTTGGGATTAATGATAAAAGTATATATCCAGGTATCCCTCCATCTCCGCAGTATCCATCATTTAATATTGTATATGGACTTTTAGGGTTTGCTAATAATATTGAAAATGTATATTCCAAAACATTCAATTCATAACCTTCTCCTTGAAATACATTTATTGACTTTTTAATAGTGTCTTTACAAATATCCCAAACCTTATCATCTGCTAGTTTACTTATATTATCTATTTGACTTTCATCGATATCTCTTGGTGGTAAAAAGCCTAACATTTCGCTCGCCATAACCACATCATATCCACCTTTTTGTTTTGCTTTAATAGGAACATTGATGCATTCCCATTTAAATTCAAAAGGTTTCATAATTTCATATCTGTATATATCTTCTTTTTTTCTATTGGTGCGCTCATTATCTTTTCGTAAATTTGATCAGAGCGAATCTCAGTAATATTCATGTCATCATCTCCTTTAGAGTAAAGTATAATCTCTTACGCTACGTCAATGTCAATATATCACTTTAAGTAATCAACTTAATGTGATAATCTGTCAAATAAGTAAAAACCGTATCACTTATTTGTGATACGGTTCACCGTAACGTGGTATCGGCAGTTTTAGCCCTACAGCTTCCTCCTTTAGGTGATATAGTTTTATTATATCGGATTACTAGACTCGTTTACCTGAAGTTTCAAGATTATTGTCGGTTTACAAAAAAACACCGATTCTTTTATATTTTATATATGGAATCAGTGCTTTTTCGTTTTTAATTATTATTTCCGCAAAATCTTATCCATCGCTTTTCCCTTTGCTAGCTCATCGATCAGCTTATCCAAATAGCGAATTTCCTGCATAGTTGGTTCTTCAATATCTTCCACTCGGACACCACAGACCACACCTTTGATCAAAGCCCGCGAAGGATTCAGTTGGGGAGCTTCGGCAAAGAAGGTCTCAAAGTCTGTCTGTTTTTCCAGTTGCGCTTCTAACTCTTCCTGGTTATACCCTGTCAACCAACGGATGATTTCATCGACTTCTGTTTTCGTACGTCCTTTTTTCTCCGCCTTCGTAACATAAAGGGGATAGACACTTGCTACACTCATTTTATATATATGATGTTTGGTCATGATACATCCTCGCTTATGTGGTTTTCTTTATTATATCACGAAAAATAGTCGGGTTAAACGAAAGTTGCCTTTATTTTTTATTATCCATAATCAGCCTTATAGTCATAAGCATACTACATGCTAATCCTATACACTAGTTGACATGTCTAGTATACAGCAAAAACTGCCGTCATTTATGATACGGTTCACCGTATCATTGTAACTGCGGTTTTTCTGTGTAAGAAAAGAGTCAAAGAGAACCTTACCTTTTGACTCTCTACTTGTAAACTAAGCTAGGAATTTTTTTATAATGTTTGTACGCTTTATACGATTATTTTTTCTTTTAGTTCCTTCTAAAGCTAGTTTCATATATTCACTTACTAAACTTAATTGTATTTCATTTAAGTCTACTGTACAATTATATATTATTGCGCTTGAAAAAGTAGTTAGTTTTATTTTAAAATCCACACTTCTTATATATTCTGGTTTCTTACTCAAGAAATAGTCTACAACAATTATTAAAGTGTATAAATGTGTTACTTTTTTCATAAATTGATAAACACTTGGTATCTCTATGAACTCTTGTAACACAGAAATTATTTTAGTAAACCTTAAGTAATCTTCCTCTTTTTTATCGTATTTCTCATTAAACATATCATATGCTTTGTTAATAGCCTCTTGATTTAATTCACTTTCAATTCCAAATCTGAAGTATACTAATATTTGACTGATGAATTCAATATCAGCCATACGTCTAGTTTTACTTGCAGAAAAAATATATTTCCAAAATTCTAAATCAGAAATTCTTTCTGCTTGATTAATGAATTCACCATTGAACTCAGCATTTCTTAGTTCTTGGGGATTAAGAGTTTTATCTGTAGCATTCAACCTTAAAAATAACTCTACAATGTATTCTCTACTAATCTCTGTATTTATTACCCTAGAAGTGAATGGATAACTCCAAATTGTTTTCTTCTCATCTGTACTTAAGTCCCTAAAATATTTATTAGCGAAAGAAACATCTGAATTACTTAAATAACGCTCAGATAACATAAACTCATCATTAATAAAATCCGTAATCGATCCTATTCGTTGCTGTCCGTCTATAATACTGGTTATCATTTCTCCAGTGTTAGGATCTACCGATACATTATATAAATATATTTCAGGAATTGAATATCCTAGTAATATAGTTTCTATTAGTTTAATCTGGTCCTTCTTAGACCAAACAAAGTTTCTTTGAAAGGAATTATCAATTACCAATGTACCGTTTCTCCGCGAATCAATAAGCCATTTTGATGTTTTAATTTCAGTTTGCATTTTCTCAATTATTCTCATTTAATTGCTCCTTACATTCTTTTATTGATTTTTCATAATAACATTTGACCGCGTCCCAAGTTTTAAATATTCTGTAATTAATATCATTCTCTATTTCGTATTCCAATTGTATAGTTGATTTAAACTCTCCTGTTTTTTCAATCCATCTAACATATTCATCATTCTTCTCTGTAAATCCGTCAAAAATAATAAATCTTCTAAATATTGCACTCGTTACTTTTTTATGTGCACGATAATTAAATTGTTCATTATAGAATCCTTTAAAGTATGCATCTCTAAACATCTTATAATATACATCGCTGATTATTGCTATATCAATGTCTGATTCGTCATCAAAATCCTTTAATCTCTTTTCTGGATTCAGACTAAATCCTAATTTTCCACTCCCAAAGATATGGACATTATTTTTATGTACTTCCAATAACCTTGCAACATCTTTTTTAAATTCATCATATTTATTGATAGAGTCTATTGTTGCAGATGGACTGAAACAGTATGCATTATTACTTAAGAGATGATCTTCATAAATCTTATCAACTTCTTTCGCTAAAATTATTCTTTTTTCTGTTATCGAAAATGACATATCTCCCTTTGTCTCCTGTTTAATAAAATTCTTAATTAACTTAAATGATTATAAGTTCTTCAGAGTTTACTTTATGCTTAATTATATCCTATTTTTACATTTTGGGATAGATTATTGGCTTCACCTTTACTTTTGAGTTAATCACTCAAAGCAATAGTCATTTATGGTAGGGTTCTCCATATCGTTATATGGGCGTTTTTAATGTATATGAAAAAGAGTCAAAAAGTACCGCCCCTTTTGACTCTCATATTCTCATTTTATTCTATGATTATGCCATTGTCAATCTAGCAAGCAAAGATCGTCTCCACTTGCCCTAGTTACCTTTTACTGAGTTTCTTTTTATTTGAGGAATTTTTGTGTAAGGTTTTTATTTCCGTCCTTTTGCTTTTATACGTAATATACTCAATTGTCGATTCATTCAAGTCATTTGTAGCTGGTAGTACTAAAAATATAATTGTCCTAGCAAAGTCTAATGTAAACAACAATATAACTCCATTCTTTATTGTGGTAAGCAAATTAAAGTTTCCATGTGTAATAGTAACATAAGCTTGCAGAACCCCAAAAACAAAAGCATTTGATATAAAAGCAGGAATAAAGAAAATAAATATACTCCTTAACTGCTTTTTTTTCATTTTATGGCTTGCAATGCCAGTGTCAAACCCGACAAGTTTGCACAGGAAAGCAGAAATTCCTACCATATAACTCACTTGATTTATAAGCTTATCATAAACAGAATTTGATAAAATCATAATTTGATTCGTAGATATGAGATAAATAATTATTATAAAAGATACTCCATATAACAACACTGAGACATAATGTCTTGTATTTCGAAAATTGTTATAGTTTGGTTGAGTTAGGTCCAAATATAAAACATTATTAGACGATAGCGAGGCAAATGACATCCAAATCACAGCCCCTAATAGGACATAAGGACTTATTTTTGAAATAAGTGGAACATTTAAGACCAAATAATAAATTACTAAAAAGAGATAGCTAACACTCAATGAAGAAGCCTTCTTTAGAGCTGTTTCTTCCTTTAATCCTTTTGTGCGTATTTCAGGATTTAATAAATCGGTAATCTCCTCCAACATCGTAAAACTAAAAATAAGCATATAAAAAACAAACAATATTAAGAGTGATGACTTTAGTTCAAGCATTTCTTTAGCAATTTTTTGAATATCCACCCCATTATTGACAATAACAACGCTTAGAAATGGAATTATAAACGATATGCCACTACCAAGAAATATCTCTATCTTTTTAAGTTTTTCATAACTATTTCCAAACAATATATTGAAAACTATTTCTCCAATAACTGTTCCAAACAAAAAATTGAAAATACCTTTAATGTCATTTATATTTATACGCTTTTTATTATCCTTACTATTATATATAATTGGAGCAAATACCCTGCATATACTAATTATTAAGCTTATCATTACTGTAGTTGAAGCTGTTAAAAGTAAAAAACTTTTGAGCTGTATATATCTGTTGGTAAAGAAAATAAACGTTGTAGCAAACCCTGTATAAACTGCTGGAAGCATATAATGTTTTACGATCGGCATAAATTTACTTTTTTCAATTTGATATTGTATAACAAAGAACAAGATACCAGTTACAACTAATACAAAGATTGCCCCATATTTACTATCCCATTCAGGACGTATTCCCCCCTTTCCCAATAATACTGCAAAGGTTGCCAGAGAAAATAATAAAACTATATATTCCATATGTTTCTTTTTTCTAAAAAAAGGAATACATAAATACGGGATTATATATATAGACCAAGAAACAATATATGTAATTATTCCTATTTCATTTTTAAAAATTGGACTGAGTAGAAAGGATATAAGACCAAACATAATTCCGTAAGCATATTGTTTTTCAGCTAATTTTTCCAATGCATCTGTACTTACCAATACAGAAACAAATAATGCACACCATAAGCCCCACCATGTACAACTACTCCCAATCCAAGTATTTAGCTCCTGAAATGAAAATATTATTACTAATGCACCAATAGAGCCATAGAGCAAGTTTGTAATAGTCTCAGGCTTTATATTTTCAAAGTATTTATGTATTTCAAATTTATTAATTAAAATTTCTAGAACTCTGAAAATGACTGGCAAAACTATAAAAAGTAATGCCCAATATTTTAATTCAATCAATATTAATACAGGGGCACCTACTGTTATATATATCACGGTTGCGATGGTAAGTATTTCGAATACTCGCTTAATATACTTATCTGGGTGATACATTATCATTATGAATATGGGTAAAAGTATTGCAGGTAAAAAAACATATCCTTGATATTTTAGCATTTGTTTGTACCTTTCTAAAATCTATCATTTAGTGATAGTACTTCGCCAAGAAATAATAAAATCCTTCAATTTTCTTTTTATTTTACTAATATCTAAAGGGACAAGGGCAAAAAACAAGAGGACAGGCACATCGTCTCACTTAAAATTCAATGATTTTTTCATATCCAATTATTTCGTCAACTGACCTACTCTAAAACTCTGATATACTATAATAGAATAAGCGATATCCTTCTTGTTTCATTCGTTAGATATACTTCATCTAATTTGCCTATACATGTTGTAACTACTGATTTTCATCAAAAAACCGCCATCATTTATGATACGGTTCCCCCTTAATAATCCTAAACCCTCTATATATCTGCTCTAATAATATAAGCTTCATTAGCTGATGTGGAAATGTCATTGGAGAAAAACATAGTTTATAATCGGCTCTTTTAAGCACTTCTTCTGATAATCCAAGTGATCCACCTATTATAAATGCTATATTACTATTACCAGTTATACCCAGACTCTGAAGCTTGTCTGCCAATTCTTCCGAAGAAAGCATTTTTCCTTTAAGATCTAAAGCAATAACATAGGTTCCTTCTTTTACGTGTTTTAGTATTCCTTCTCCCTCTTTATTTTTTACAATTTGTTCCTCTGCCTTACTTAAGTTTTCCGGTGCCTTTTCATCTGGTACCTCTACTAGGTTTAACTTTGTATATCTAGATAGTCTTTTACTATATTCATCTATTCCTAATTTTAAATATTTTTCTTTTAATTTTCCTACACTTATTATTGTAATGTTCATCTGTACACTTCCTTTTTATACTGTTTCACGTGAAATTCGTCTATCGCTATAGTAATAATTCATATCCCACTTAAATTTTTAAACTTCGTTAAAAATTTAAGTGCTCAAGGTATTTCCATCCTCCAGTTTCCTATTTATCTCCTAGTCCTAGAAATTTGATGTCTTTTAAACAAGCAAAAAAAGTCGAGGTTTCCTCGACTATACTACTAAATATTTAGGTAGTTTATCACAAAGATGACAGTTCTTTGGTGCCATCCAATCTGAAAAGGATACCTTTTCTAGTTCATAAATATCTGGCGGCTGTTCGTATATATCAACAAAATCCTCTATAGCATCTTCTAAATGTTCTCCACATACTACATACATTCATAACCAACTCCATCTATGGTTTATTATCCTTCAACTTTAGTATATATAGTATTTGTTAAAGTAAATAGTTAATGCATGGATTGAAGGATTATACGATAATTTTAGTATTTTCATTTCCATTATATAGTATAGATTTAATTTTTTCAAATAATTTCTTAATTTTCAAAAAACCTAGGCAAATTTGCCTAGGTCTATTATTCAAAAACTATATCTATATTTACTTCTTGGTTATTCCTTATAACAGTTACAGTTGTTTTATCTCCTGGTCTATACTTATAAAGAGATCTAACTAAGTTGCTCATCCTGCTTACCTTATCATTACCTATTTTAACAATAATATCCTTTGGCTCTATTCCATACTTTATTGCAATAGAATTTTCTATAGTCTGTGCAACATAAACACCCTCATCAGACTGAGCTTTCTGTCCTGTAGCTCCTTCGTACACATCTATATCAACGCCTTGTATACCTAAATAAACCCTTGTAAATTCACCTTTCTCTATAAACTGATCTACAATAGGTTTTGCGATATTAATTGGAATGGCAAATCCTAAACCTTCTCCCGTGCTAATTTTTGCTGTATTAATTCCTATTACTTGTCCTCTTGCATTAAGTAAAGGTCCACCACTATTTCCTGGATTGATTGAAGCATCAGTCTGCATAAGATTTTCAATAGTTTCTCCTGCAGCATTTACAGTTATTGTTCTGTTAAGTCCGCTAATAACCCCTTGTGTTAATGTTCTTTCAAAGGTTAATCCTAAAGGGTTACCAATAGCAATAGCTATTTCACCTACCTCTGTTTCATCACTATCTCCAAGCTCCGCTACAGTTAGATTTTCTCCTTCTACTTTTATGATAGCAAGATCTAGGCTCTTTTCGTTCCACAATACTTCAGCTTTAATCTGTCTTCCATCATGAAGTAACACCATTACCTCTTTAACATTTCCATCTCCAACTACATGAGAGTTTGTTAAAATATATCCTCTTTTATCTACAATAACGCCAGTACCCACACCTGAAACCTCTCTTACACCATAAAACCAGTCTCTTTCCAAGGCAACAGTTGTAATACCAACTACTGAAGGCATTACTTTCTTAGCCACAGCCGAATAAACCGTTAAATCTTGAGTAGGATTAATAGTAATTTCTTGCTGTGCACCATCTAGTGAAATACCACGCATACTAAGCATATTAGGTAAAAAAGCATAAGTAGCTCCTAAGGTAACTGCGCTCCCTAAAATCACTCCAGCTAAAGTACCACTAATAAATCTTTTTCTTCCTTTTTTATTAAAACTTATTTGTAAACGTTCTAATTCATCTTTTAACTCATATTTATTATCAGTCTCTTCTATCTTCTCCACATCGATGGAGTTGCTATCTGGGTAATTATTTTCTAAATTTTCATTTTCATGGTTACCTTCTAGATCATAGACCTCACCATTGTTTTTTATTCCATTTTCATTGTCAAAGTGATTCAATTCGCACACCTCCAAAGAATTATAGTATTGTTTAAATTATTCTAATACTATTATATCTACTCCTGCTCCAGTTAAATTTTTAACTTTAGTTAAAAATCTCCAAGTACTCAAAGTATTACCAATATCTTACTTTCTTAAAATTGATATATATTACTTACCCTATCTCGATGTACTAAATCTAATTCTATGTCTTTTCCTATAATAATTTTTTTGCTATCTAAAATATTTTTTACAGTTGCAATTGCCAGTTCTGGGAAGTTATTTTCCTTACTTAAATGGGCAAGTAGTATAGATCTTACATTCCTACTTACTAAATCTACTATAGCATTGCCTGCGGCTTCATTTGATAAATGTCCACTATTAGAAAGTATTCTTCTTTTTAAACTATATGGATAGCTCCCAGCCTTTAACATTTCTT
Proteins encoded in this region:
- a CDS encoding MerR family transcriptional regulator, producing MKKEYLTIGELAKQMGVTVRTLQYYDNEQILKPSKLSEGGRRLYSSKDIIKLHQILSFKYLGFSLDDIKNQILKLDTPNEVINVLEHQKSIIKEQLENLNEALNLINSLQSEIQNIQEVNFQKYSEIIELLRLGNKNYWVWKILDNTLTEHIKSSFSDTPDLGEELIQEYLKLVDITFKLKNSNVSVKSDESMKLAKLWWKLILDFTGGNMDLIPSLMNFNNEVSGGNYELSKKQNEINEYLGELLAHYFKINKISINENL
- a CDS encoding DUF2268 domain-containing protein, yielding MKPFEFKWECINVPIKAKQKGGYDVVMASEMLGFLPPRDIDESQIDNISKLADDKVWDICKDTIKKSINVFQGEGYELNVLEYTFSILLANPKSPYTILNDGYCGDGGIPGYILLSLIPNEYTLSRLTVALAHEVNHNIRFQFIKWSNDITLEEMMINEGLAENFATWMFGEDKAGPWVSKTDMETLNEYIKPIIKGGLKETGFENITAYLYGDEMAEMQGYFPVGLPYCAGYACGYHMIKYYLEKTGKSIIEATLLPYDEIIEGIKGFWE
- a CDS encoding DUF2200 domain-containing protein, translated to MSVASVYPLYVTKAEKKGRTKTEVDEIIRWLTGYNQEELEAQLEKQTDFETFFAEAPQLNPSRALIKGVVCGVRVEDIEEPTMQEIRYLDKLIDELAKGKAMDKILRK
- a CDS encoding DUF262 domain-containing protein, with translation MRIIEKMQTEIKTSKWLIDSRRNGTLVIDNSFQRNFVWSKKDQIKLIETILLGYSIPEIYLYNVSVDPNTGEMITSIIDGQQRIGSITDFINDEFMLSERYLSNSDVSFANKYFRDLSTDEKKTIWSYPFTSRVINTEISREYIVELFLRLNATDKTLNPQELRNAEFNGEFINQAERISDLEFWKYIFSASKTRRMADIEFISQILVYFRFGIESELNQEAINKAYDMFNEKYDKKEEDYLRFTKIISVLQEFIEIPSVYQFMKKVTHLYTLIIVVDYFLSKKPEYIRSVDFKIKLTTFSSAIIYNCTVDLNEIQLSLVSEYMKLALEGTKRKNNRIKRTNIIKKFLA
- the rlmH gene encoding 23S rRNA (pseudouridine(1915)-N(3))-methyltransferase RlmH → MNITIISVGKLKEKYLKLGIDEYSKRLSRYTKLNLVEVPDEKAPENLSKAEEQIVKNKEGEGILKHVKEGTYVIALDLKGKMLSSEELADKLQSLGITGNSNIAFIIGGSLGLSEEVLKRADYKLCFSPMTFPHQLMKLILLEQIYRGFRIIKGEPYHK
- a CDS encoding CxxH/CxxC protein, with the translated sequence MYVVCGEHLEDAIEDFVDIYEQPPDIYELEKVSFSDWMAPKNCHLCDKLPKYLVV
- the htrA gene encoding serine protease HtrA produces the protein MNHFDNENGIKNNGEVYDLEGNHENENLENNYPDSNSIDVEKIEETDNKYELKDELERLQISFNKKGRKRFISGTLAGVILGSAVTLGATYAFLPNMLSMRGISLDGAQQEITINPTQDLTVYSAVAKKVMPSVVGITTVALERDWFYGVREVSGVGTGVIVDKRGYILTNSHVVGDGNVKEVMVLLHDGRQIKAEVLWNEKSLDLAIIKVEGENLTVAELGDSDETEVGEIAIAIGNPLGLTFERTLTQGVISGLNRTITVNAAGETIENLMQTDASINPGNSGGPLLNARGQVIGINTAKISTGEGLGFAIPINIAKPIVDQFIEKGEFTRVYLGIQGVDIDVYEGATGQKAQSDEGVYVAQTIENSIAIKYGIEPKDIIVKIGNDKVSRMSNLVRSLYKYRPGDKTTVTVIRNNQEVNIDIVFE